TTGGGCCAACGCTCTCTCACTTTTCGCAAACCAAACTGAAGGAAAAACACATGGCAAAAGTTGCCGCTGAACTGCAGTACTCCGACGAGCACGAGTGGGTGGCCCGTGAGGCCGGCAACCTGGTGTCGATCGGCATCTCCGCCGTGGCCACGGATGCCCTCGGCGACATCGTGTACGTTGACCTGCCCGAGGTTGGCTCGACCGTGACCGCAGGGGAGACCTGCGGCGAGGTCGAGTCCACCAAGTCCGTTTCGGACCTGTACTCCCCGGTCACCGGCGAGGTCACGGAAACCAACTCCGCCGTCGTGGACGACCCCGCACTGATCAACAGCGATCCGTACGGTGCCGGCTGGCTCTTCAAGGTGGCTGCGGATTCCGACGGCCCGCTGCTCTCCGCCGAGGAATACGCTTCAAAGAACGGCGGCGAACTGTGAGCGGCGCAACCGCGGCCGCAGGCACAGGCACCGTCGCGTTTGAGCAGGTTGTCTCCCCGTCCCTGGACGCGGACCTGTCCGCGCTGGACCCTGAGATCGCGACGAAGATCGACGACGAACTGGCCCGCCAGCGCACCGGCCTGGAAATGATCGCCTCGGAGAACCACACCGCCAAGGCCGTCATGCAGGCGCAGGGCTCGGTGCTGACCAATAAGTACGCCGAGGGCTACCCGGGCAAGCGCTACTACGGCGGTTGCGAACACGTTGACGTGGTCGAGCAGCTGGCCATCGACCGGGTGAAGGCCCTGTTCGGAGCCGAATACGCCAACGTGCAGCCGCACTCCGGAGCGCAGGCGAACGCCTCGGTGATGCACGCGCTGATCAAGCCGGGCGACACCATCATGGGCCTGAACCTGGCCCACGGCGGCCACCTCACCCACGGCATGCGGATCAACTTCTCCGGTCGTCTGTACAACGTGATCCCGTACCAGGTCCGCGAAGAGGACCACCGGATCGACATGGCCGAGGTGGAGCGCCTGGCCCAGGAGCACAAGCCGCAGCTGATCGTCGCCGGCTGGTCCGCCTACGCCCGCCAGCTGGACTTCGCCGAGTTCCGCCGCATCGCCGACTCCGTTGGCGCCTACCTGATGGTGGACATGGCGCACTTCGCCGGGCTGGTCGCCGCAGGGCTGCACCCGTCACCGGTTCCGCACGCGCACGTCACCACGTCCACCACGCACAAGACCCTCGCAGGGCCCCGCGGCGGCATCATCCTCTCCAACGACGCCGACATCGCCAAGAAGATCAACTCGGCAGTGTTCCCCGGCCAGCAGGGCGGACCCCTGGAACACGTCATCGCCGGCAAGGCCGTGGCGTTCAAGATCGCCGCGTCCCCGGAATTCAAGGAACGCCAGGAACGCGTCCTTGCCGGTGCCCGGATCCTGGCGGACCGCCTGGTCCAGCCGGACGTCACCGCCAAGGGGATCAACGTGATCTCCGGCGGCACCGACGTCCACCTGGTCCTGGTGGACCTGCGCAACTGTGAGTTGGACGGCCAGCAGGCCGAGGACCGCCTCGCGGAAATCGACATCACCGTCAACCGCAACGCCGTGCCGTTCGACCCGAGGCCGCCGATGGTCACCTCGGGTCTGCGTATCGGCACCCCGGCCCTCGCCACCCGCGGTTTCGGCGAAGCCGCCTTCGCCGAGGTTGCGGATATCATCGCTGAGGCGCTAATCGCCGACGCCGGCGCGGACCTCTCCGTCCTGCGCTCCCGGGTGGAGGCCCTCGCCGCCGCCCACCCGCTCTACCCCTCGGTTGCCAACCTCGGCTAGAGCACGTATTACAGAAGTAGAGATCACGACGCGGGCGGCCGCCACAAGCTGCCGCCCGTCGTCGTGCATCCGGCAGTGCGACCGCCCACCGGCGGTTGCACCGCCATCCGGCAGGACCATCTGCCGGACCACAGCTACACCTAGTTAGGAACCGACCATGGCCGTTGGTGTCTTTGATCTTTTTTCCATCGGGATTGGGCCTT
Above is a window of Arthrobacter sp. FB24 DNA encoding:
- the gcvH gene encoding glycine cleavage system protein GcvH, producing MAKVAAELQYSDEHEWVAREAGNLVSIGISAVATDALGDIVYVDLPEVGSTVTAGETCGEVESTKSVSDLYSPVTGEVTETNSAVVDDPALINSDPYGAGWLFKVAADSDGPLLSAEEYASKNGGEL
- the glyA gene encoding serine hydroxymethyltransferase, whose amino-acid sequence is MSGATAAAGTGTVAFEQVVSPSLDADLSALDPEIATKIDDELARQRTGLEMIASENHTAKAVMQAQGSVLTNKYAEGYPGKRYYGGCEHVDVVEQLAIDRVKALFGAEYANVQPHSGAQANASVMHALIKPGDTIMGLNLAHGGHLTHGMRINFSGRLYNVIPYQVREEDHRIDMAEVERLAQEHKPQLIVAGWSAYARQLDFAEFRRIADSVGAYLMVDMAHFAGLVAAGLHPSPVPHAHVTTSTTHKTLAGPRGGIILSNDADIAKKINSAVFPGQQGGPLEHVIAGKAVAFKIAASPEFKERQERVLAGARILADRLVQPDVTAKGINVISGGTDVHLVLVDLRNCELDGQQAEDRLAEIDITVNRNAVPFDPRPPMVTSGLRIGTPALATRGFGEAAFAEVADIIAEALIADAGADLSVLRSRVEALAAAHPLYPSVANLG